CCAGAGAAGTGATTGATGTAAAGGGGAAGTATGTGATTCCCGGGGGAATTGATTCTCACATTCATTTTCAGGACCCTGGCTTTACAGAAAGAGAGGATTTTGAAAGCGGCACAGCTGCAGCGGCGGTGGGGGGAGTGACAACAGGAATTTCCCATCCTTTAAATCTGCCTCCTGTGGTAGATTTGGAAAGCTATGAATTTACAGTAAAGGCTTACGAAAATAGAGGATACATAGATTACGGCATTCACGCAGGCGGGACGGCGGGAAACTGTAGCTTAATTGAACAGCTGTGGACGGATACAGGAGCCACGTCCATTAAAATGTTTATGTGTTTTTCAGTGGCAGAATTTCCATATGTTAAGGACGACGCTTTATATGAAATTCTTACAAAAGTGGCTGCAGTTGACGGCCTGGCTATGATTCACGCTGAAAATAATGAGCTGATTCAGTACCATGAAAAAAGATTAAAGGCAGAGGGCAGAAAGGACCCTATGGCTTATTTGGAATCACATTGTGAGGAGGGAGAGTTAGAGTCTGTAAAACGGGCTTTATACTATCTGGAGATTACAGGCGCAAAAGGAGTGATTCTGCACAGCGGCATGTGCAGCGCTTTGCGGGAAATCAGAGCCGCCAAGCAGCGGGGCGTAAAAGTGTATGCCGAGTGCTGTCCTCATTTTCTCACATTTAATGATCAGGATATGGCAGAATATGGTCCATATTTAAAATTCTCCCCTGTTATGCGGGACGAGAAGAACAGGCAGGAGCTGTGGAAACTTTTGGAGGAGGGCTATATTCAGACAATGGGCTCTGACCACAGTCCTTATACAGAGGAAGAGAAGCGGCGGGGCATGATGAATATTTGGGATGCGCCAAATGGAATACCGGGAGTGCAGATGACAATGCCAGTTCTGCTTAACGGCGTAAATGAAGGAAAATTGTCCTTCCAAAGATTAGTGGAAATTACCAGCTGGAATCCGTCCAGAATTTATGGCCTGGATTACTGCAAGGGCTCTATAACTATTGGTAAGGATGCAGATCTGGTAGTTGTAGATATGGATAAAAAGCATACATTTGCAAAATCAGACATAAAGAGCAAGGCAAAATGGTCGCCTTATGTGGGGAAAACATTTAAAGGATGGCCGGTTATGACATTTGTCCGAGGGGAAGTTGTAGCTGAAAACGGAAATGTGATTGGAAAAGCCGGATTTGGAAAGTATGTAGAAAGAAAAAAATACGCTGAGAAAAAGCGTTAAAGAAAGAGAGGAAATTATATATGAAAATTTTAGTTGCAAATCCAAATAGTTCAGAGATCGTAACAGGGATCATTATGGAGTCTGCAAAAAGGAAGGTGAAGGATCCTACAACAGAACTGATTCCTCTGACCAATCCTAAGGGAACAAAAAATATTGACTGTGGTTTTGCAGATTATCAGTCTGTTTGGAGCTTTATCAGAGCTATTTTAGAGAAAGTAGATGAAATTCATCCGGATGCAGTTGTTTTAGCCGGGTTTGGAAACGTAGGCGTGTTTGCTTTAAAAGAGGCTTTAAATATTCCTGTTCTCAGCATTTCCGAGACAACCCAGACGCTGGCTTGTTTAATGGGACACAAGTATACAGTACTGACTATGCTGAAGCAGTTTATTCCTTACCAGGAGGATTTAGTGCGCCTTTACAGACTTCAGGATAAATGTGCTTCAGTAAGAGGTATTAATGTAAATGTTGAGAAATGTGTAACAGACAGAGAAGAGACCTTAAATCAGCTGAAGGAAGAAATTCTGAAGATTGCCGAGGAAGACGGAGCAGAAGTAGTGGTTTTAGGCTGCGCAGGTCTTTGCGGATACGATGAGGCTCTTCAGGAGTTAGTGGGAATGCCTGTGTTAGATCCTGTTACTGTTACAGTAAAGGTTGCTGAAATGATGGTGGAGACAGGCTTGTGTCACAGCAAGAGAAGAAAATTTGCAAATCCTCCTCAGGATTTTGAAGCATATTTTTGGGATGGAGAAAAGTAGAAAATATCCAAAAATGGATAATAACGAGCGGGGCAGGATATAAAGTAAAGGGGGAAAATGACTTGAAATCAGTAAAAATTATTAAGACAGTTGAGAAATTTCCAGGTGGCATGATGGTAATCCCACTTCTTTTAGGGTGCATTGTCAATACATTTTTTCCGGGATTTTTAGGAATTGGAGGATTTACAACAGCGTTATTGTCAAATAAAGGTGCAGCTACTTTTGTTGGAATGTTTATTTTCTGCTGTGGAGCTTCTATTAATGTAAGGCAGATTGGAGAACCTTTTTATAAGGGAGCAGTTCTCACATTTACAAAGTTTGCGATTGGTGTAGCTATTGGAGTAATAGTAGGAAAGATATTTGGTCCTGCAGGTATTTTTACAATAACGCCTTTGGCGATTATTGCAGCCATTACTAATTCTAACAGCGTAATGTACTCTATATTGGCTAAACAGTACGGTGTGCCCACTGATGTGGGGGCAGTTTCTGTACTTTCCTTAAACGATGGTCCGTTTTTTACTATGATTGCCTTAGGTTTGACAGGAATGGCCGACATACCTTTTATGTCTATTGTTGCAGTTTTAGTGCCTTTAGGTTTAGGGATGCTTTTAGGAAATCTGGATGAGGATGTAAGAGAATTGTGTGAAAAAGGTATGCCTATTATTATTCCATTTAACGGTTTCTGTTTAGGAGCAGGCATGAACTTAATGGATGTAATTAATGCAGGCGTGCCAGGAATTATTTTAGGTTTAGTATCTATGATCAGCACAGGCTTCGGATGTTACTGGGCGTATAATTTCTTCTTTGGAAGAAAGAAGAAAACTGCTGTAGGAGCAGGAGTTGGAAATACTGCAGGCAACGCAGTAGCTACTCCCCCGGCTATTGGGGCTGCAGATCCGTCTCTGGCACCTTACGCAGCCGCAGCTACGGCGCAGGTGGCTGCAGCATGTGTAATCACAGCGCTCTTATGTCCTTTGCTGACAGCCTGGCTTCATAAGCGGCTGGAGAAAAAAGAATTGGCAAAAGCCAGACAAGGTTAAAAAAATTTAAATAAAAAGAACCTGGGGTTAAATAGTAAGTTTGCCTTCTGCTTATCATGTGTATGCATTTTTCCCACATATGTACAGGATATGGCGGATATAATCCGACATAGACGTACAGGTGTAAGGGAAAACACGCGAACACAGATATCAGAAGGCTTCCTTTTACTCATTTAACCCCAGCTTTTTTATTTTGGAAGGAGCATGAAAAGTTTTACTCCCAGTTCTACATCCAGTCTGGTTTGCCGGTCGTCCAGAGAGATCTCTGCAATCTGGCAGATTCTGTCCATTCTGTGCAGCATAGTTTTATAGTGAATAAATAATTCTTTTGCTGTTTTGCTTAAATTTAAGTTATTTCCCAAAAGGGAATCCAGTGTTTCTAAATACTGGGTATTGTTGGCCTTATCGTATTCAGCCAAACGTTTTACTGAGGGAGGAATAATCTGCTCTAAGTTTTCCCTGTGGGAGTAGGTAGCCAGCATACGCAAAGCGCCTAAATCGTCGTATTTTACAATATTATTTTGAAATACCCGTCCAAACTGTAAAGCGTCTGAAGCCTCCTGCACCTTTCTGGACAACTGGGAAATATCTGAAGCGATTCCGCTGATTCCAGCGTAAAAACTCATAGCCCCGTACATTTTTCCCACATATTGATTTAATTTGGAAATCATATCTGTCATGTGGGCAAAAAGCTGGCCGGGGGTCTGTTCCTCGGCAGTCTCATATAAAATATGAAGAAAATCATCCTGAATGCAGAAAAAATAATTCGTTTTAGGAATCAGGTGAGCCAGCTCGATTAAGGCCTCAGGGATTTTGGAGGAGTTTCTTATAGATTCCAGCTGAAGGGAGGCCACAAGGTAAGAATCCTCCCTGCCCCAGCCATATCCGGCAGCCTTTTCCTCAATCTCTTTTAAAGTCAAACTGCCTCTGAATAAATCGTTTAAAAAGGCAGAAATATATTTCTGTTCAATTTCAGCTACATAATATTTTTTCAGGAAGAAAACAGCCAGCAAATTAGCGGAGGATTTTAAAAGCCCTTCTAAATTTTCATCTAAATACTGATTCATCACTGCTTCTAAATATCCGTTTACTTCTCCCATACACATAATAGGAAGGGAGATTCTGTCGGCTACAGCCCGTTCAGGATGAAACTGGTCTGACTGGGAACAGTAGACAATATTTTTTTCTGAATCACAGAGAAATATTGCAGCAGGGATGTACTGTATCAGGTAATCTAATATAGCCTGTTCCTGAGCTCCTGAAGCTAAAAGCTGGGACAGGTTATTTTGCAGCTCCATATAGTAGGCAGCCTTATTGTCCAGAATCTGTTTCATTACCGCTGAAACCACATCGAAAAAACGAATGTCTGGGGGAAGCTCAATAATAGGAATCCCATAAACATTACCTGCTTCAATAATTTCCTTGGGAATTTTAGAAAGACGGGCGCCTGTTTTTATGATTAAGGCGCTGATATTTTTAGAAGCTAAGCTGTCTATATACTCCTGAAAGGACATAGGGCCTGTAACGGCTCCGTACATAGAAGTAAGCAGAATTTCTCCCCCGGCCAGCCAGTGAATTAAGTCGGGATCTTCGGCCGTAGTGATGCCGGTGACAGAGCGGGATAAACCAGCAGCGCCGGCGCTGATGGAAACATTTTTGAAAATATCCAGTTTTAGTATTTCCGCTACTGTTAAAGCACCCATTATGACTCACTCCCTGTTGCATTTACACGTACAAATCTTAACTTTTCTATTATACCACAGTACATTTTAGAAAAAAAGACAGAAAAAAGTAGAATAATTGGATAAAACTGCACAAGCTGAATTATCCTGTTGTACTAATGCCATTGGAAAACATGATGTAGTATAATGGGATGAATAATTAATACATAAAAATGTATAATTAATGAAAAAATTTCAGTAAGTTTTACAAAAGGAGAGGAAGAGTATGGAAACTGTAGTAAATTATGGAATATTGTCGATTCTGCCCCCGTTAATAGCTATTTCTCTGGCGTTAATAACAAAGCAGACAGTATTTTCCCTGATTGTAGGCCTTTGGGCCGGAGTGACAATTATTAACGGATGGAATCCTATTTTGGCCCTGCCCAAAATGATTTCAGATTTTTTTATTCCTTTAATTGCCAATGAAAGTAATGCAGGAATGCTGGTGTTAATTACAGCCTGCGGCGGATTTGTATATATGATTAAGGTGTCCGGCGCCTCCAGAGCTTTCGGCGATATTGCCTCCAAAAGAGTAAAGACCAGAACCCAGGCTCAGCTGGTGACTTATTTCAGTGCATTTGCGTTTATTTATACAGAGCCTACCTTAACCTTAGGCTCTTTAATGAGGCCGATTACAGAAAGGCTGAAGGTATCCAGAGTAAAGCTGGCTTATATCTGCGACGTTATGGGCTGTCCTTTTGCAACCTTATCCCCGATTACCAGCTACAGTACATATGCAACCAGCCTGATTGCAGCCCAGTTTGCCGCTTTAGCCATATCAGGAAACCCATGGGTTACATTTGTAAAGGCGATTCCTTATAATTTTTATGCATTATTCGGGATGCTGGCCTTACTGTTCGTTATTATAGCCAAATTAGATATCGGCCCTATGTATTATGCAGAAAAGAGAGCTGTGGAAACAGGAACGCTGATCGGCGAGAACGACGTGCCTATGTCTAAATATGATATGGATGAGGACGCTATGTTCCAGGGAAAAAATATTACTATTTTAAATTTTCTGGCCCCTATTATCACTCTTTTTGTGGTGCTTCTGGCAATGATTATGTGGACCGGGGATGCAAAAACAAACGGAATCGGCGGAGCCTTTATGAACTCCAGCATTACATTGTGTATCTCCCTTAGCTTTTT
The window above is part of the Lachnoclostridium edouardi genome. Proteins encoded here:
- a CDS encoding dihydroorotase — protein: MIDKLLINGVIVSHTETYRGNIGIENGKICAITAPDERPVAREVIDVKGKYVIPGGIDSHIHFQDPGFTEREDFESGTAAAAVGGVTTGISHPLNLPPVVDLESYEFTVKAYENRGYIDYGIHAGGTAGNCSLIEQLWTDTGATSIKMFMCFSVAEFPYVKDDALYEILTKVAAVDGLAMIHAENNELIQYHEKRLKAEGRKDPMAYLESHCEEGELESVKRALYYLEITGAKGVILHSGMCSALREIRAAKQRGVKVYAECCPHFLTFNDQDMAEYGPYLKFSPVMRDEKNRQELWKLLEEGYIQTMGSDHSPYTEEEKRRGMMNIWDAPNGIPGVQMTMPVLLNGVNEGKLSFQRLVEITSWNPSRIYGLDYCKGSITIGKDADLVVVDMDKKHTFAKSDIKSKAKWSPYVGKTFKGWPVMTFVRGEVVAENGNVIGKAGFGKYVERKKYAEKKR
- a CDS encoding aspartate/glutamate racemase family protein, with translation MKILVANPNSSEIVTGIIMESAKRKVKDPTTELIPLTNPKGTKNIDCGFADYQSVWSFIRAILEKVDEIHPDAVVLAGFGNVGVFALKEALNIPVLSISETTQTLACLMGHKYTVLTMLKQFIPYQEDLVRLYRLQDKCASVRGINVNVEKCVTDREETLNQLKEEILKIAEEDGAEVVVLGCAGLCGYDEALQELVGMPVLDPVTVTVKVAEMMVETGLCHSKRRKFANPPQDFEAYFWDGEK
- a CDS encoding Na+/H+ antiporter NhaC family protein → METVVNYGILSILPPLIAISLALITKQTVFSLIVGLWAGVTIINGWNPILALPKMISDFFIPLIANESNAGMLVLITACGGFVYMIKVSGASRAFGDIASKRVKTRTQAQLVTYFSAFAFIYTEPTLTLGSLMRPITERLKVSRVKLAYICDVMGCPFATLSPITSYSTYATSLIAAQFAALAISGNPWVTFVKAIPYNFYALFGMLALLFVIIAKLDIGPMYYAEKRAVETGTLIGENDVPMSKYDMDEDAMFQGKNITILNFLAPIITLFVVLLAMIMWTGDAKTNGIGGAFMNSSITLCISLSFLVSAAVAGLMGVKSGVLKLGDVVPEFCKGVSLNSDIPLILILAWSIGSLTGKMDLKGYLIGLLETYNVAPGIMPMLIFIVGAFVGFSTGSSWGVWAITMPIALPIAHSFGVPIELMIGACLSGGVFGDHCSPISDTTILASTAAGADHIQHVRTQLPYSLAVGGCSAVGFLVGGMISPVLGLAVTALGIGAVFFGLHQYAVKRYGN
- a CDS encoding PucR family transcriptional regulator; translated protein: MGALTVAEILKLDIFKNVSISAGAAGLSRSVTGITTAEDPDLIHWLAGGEILLTSMYGAVTGPMSFQEYIDSLASKNISALIIKTGARLSKIPKEIIEAGNVYGIPIIELPPDIRFFDVVSAVMKQILDNKAAYYMELQNNLSQLLASGAQEQAILDYLIQYIPAAIFLCDSEKNIVYCSQSDQFHPERAVADRISLPIMCMGEVNGYLEAVMNQYLDENLEGLLKSSANLLAVFFLKKYYVAEIEQKYISAFLNDLFRGSLTLKEIEEKAAGYGWGREDSYLVASLQLESIRNSSKIPEALIELAHLIPKTNYFFCIQDDFLHILYETAEEQTPGQLFAHMTDMISKLNQYVGKMYGAMSFYAGISGIASDISQLSRKVQEASDALQFGRVFQNNIVKYDDLGALRMLATYSHRENLEQIIPPSVKRLAEYDKANNTQYLETLDSLLGNNLNLSKTAKELFIHYKTMLHRMDRICQIAEISLDDRQTRLDVELGVKLFMLLPK
- a CDS encoding 2-keto-3-deoxygluconate permease, giving the protein MKSVKIIKTVEKFPGGMMVIPLLLGCIVNTFFPGFLGIGGFTTALLSNKGAATFVGMFIFCCGASINVRQIGEPFYKGAVLTFTKFAIGVAIGVIVGKIFGPAGIFTITPLAIIAAITNSNSVMYSILAKQYGVPTDVGAVSVLSLNDGPFFTMIALGLTGMADIPFMSIVAVLVPLGLGMLLGNLDEDVRELCEKGMPIIIPFNGFCLGAGMNLMDVINAGVPGIILGLVSMISTGFGCYWAYNFFFGRKKKTAVGAGVGNTAGNAVATPPAIGAADPSLAPYAAAATAQVAAACVITALLCPLLTAWLHKRLEKKELAKARQG